Part of the Vulpes vulpes isolate BD-2025 chromosome 13, VulVul3, whole genome shotgun sequence genome, GTGGAGAAGTGTTCGTGTTTTGTCCCAACTTACTTCACTTTTCAGAAAAGCAAAGCATTTCAGTAGTTCCTCACATCGAAGGAAGTCAGATATTCTGGCTAATGAAGTCAGTAGAAAGTAACGCTTCTCCGGGAGGCCTGAGGGCTAGAAGAGAAAGCGAGTGCCTGACCAGTGCTCCCGGAATCCTAGGCCAATCGTCTCTCAGAGGAACACGGAAGCAGCGACTCCATCGCTGATTTTCACGTAGAAGCACTTTTCAGATTGTTTTCGCAGTTGTTTGATACCTGCGCTGGGCCAGTGGAGCAGCCACCCCCTATCCttcacatgatttcatttttgctttgcgAAACTCGTAGGctcctgtccctctgtcccattCTTTTTACTCGTTTTAAAGCAAAGGCTGTATGAAGGCAGCTACATCAATTAATTCCACCTGAAACGGAGGGATATTGGTAGGAGTAACTATGCACTGACCTTCCTGCCGTCGCATGTATTCCTCCCTAGATGACACAAAACGGTCTGCGCAGCGGAGGTGTGTTTTTTGAAACATCAAAATCAGTGAGACTAATAGCTATTGGGGTCACAATATGTACATTTGTTTGCTGCTTTTACAGCAGGTTTTTACTTAGGAGGAAGAAGTAAATGAAGTAATCAAAATTTAGAAAGTCATCAGTTGTTAATAGCGAGAAACAGGTTTCCTTCTCCCCAGCATCCGCAATGTCTTTGATTTCTTATTAAGCAGAATATATTGTTTGCCAGTCTCCCGTCCAGCAACCTGAGAACTTTGAGCTTCTCCTTTTACTTCCAGAAGGAGTTCCAACTGATCTCACCTCTACAGATGGCGCTGGGAGATTTAACTTGATCTTTGCTTTCCAGTCTTCCTGGCTGtcagttatttaatttccagGGAAACATAATGGattttctagcttctttcacaGAATGATGTACAGCATAAAAATTTTGACCATTACCTCTCTTACAAAGCACCTCACCTCTCAACCAAAGAGGGTAATGCAATAGAACAGTCAAAATAGGCTTTCCTACAAGAGTTATTAGATAAAAGTATTGTTAACATAAGAGAAAGATGATGGAGTGATCCAGAAAGTATAACTTTAATCATTGCAAAATTTACCAGATTCTAACTCTCCAGATGTGGTATCAAGATGATTCTAGTACATAATTAGATGTCTATGGGGATCAGATTGGATCAGCACATGTAGAATGTAAATGAGTCTTGGCACCCCATGGAAGGGCAGGGTAATTACAAGTGTTATCAAGGAGATCCAGAATTTCAACAAGAGCCCATGTTGATGCTAGTTCTCAATTCAGCACCCTTTTTCCTATGAGGAGGAACCAACAGTCTTAGGATCACCATGAAGCATGGCCAATGTAAACTATTATCATTGgtaacagctttttaaaaagattgtatttattatacTCTGGCTTCTCTTCAGATCGAATAAATCTTTCACcttttactaaaaatatatatttatttatttatttatttatttatttatttatttatttatttatttatttattcataagagacacagagagagggagaaacacaagcagagggagaagcaggctccacacagggaaccggatgtgggactccagtatcatgccctgggcgtcCCTGACAGCTAACTCTCTTGAGAACTTACCCTCTGCCAGATATCACTGCATTTCCCTCTCCTAATGAGGGCAGATGTCTTGTTATCTTGGATACTAGTGCTTTTAACTCCTTAAAATATGGTAATGGAGATACAAGTTGCTATTTTCCTCTCTGaatctctgtttttcattttccttgatcTTATTCTGCATAGTCTGAATGTCATGGTGATTGGAAAAGTCTTTATGTTTTGCTGGATGGTCCCTATAAGAAGAATTAGATCTTGTGGAAAACAGGTTTTAGAATTTTGAGGTTTAAGTAATGGGGTGACATCCAAActagaaaaggaagcaaaaaggcCAAAGACCATGGTAGGTAAAGAATAGGAAAATATAGCTCAGTGACTTATATTTGGGGAATATGAGTAAAGCCAGGACAAGCTACATGTAACTAGGTTCCCTTTTGCCCTtttagttggggggggggggcagtaaaaattattctttaaatgataGGGAGTTATGATACACTTTTTTGCTCTTCAGtcataataaaatacctaaagaaaaattaactagagaagagaaaaaagcaatgtTTAAATGGTATTTGGGATTGTGTGGATTTTAAACCATGGGCAAAATTCCCTGCCCTATTTACATTATAGTGAGAGGGAGGATCAGACATTAAACAGGTAATACAACATTTTTAGGAGGTGATAAACTACACAGAGAAAATTCAGCAGAGAGGGAGGATTGCAAACGCTGTAGGGGAAAGGACAAAATGGCCATAATAGAGATTTGTCTGAAGAGCTAGAGAGGGCATTACTCTACCTGGGTATGTGTGGGTGTCTTCAGAGAGGTGCTATCTTGAAGCATGTGTAATTCACCAATTCCTTATCTTACAGGTGCCTGAAATTTAACGACCTCATACTAAGTCcatcttattttcttccaaacCTGTCTTCTGTGCTTCCTCAATCCCTGCCCCATGCACCTGATTCTGCTGAGTGTTGAGTCTAGTTTCTTCCCCACTGGCTTCCAGAGTCATGCAGTAGCTTCCTAAGTGGTCTCTTTGCCACCACCCTCagctctttttcttctgttctccaTTCTGCCAGAGTgatctaaaattaaaatgctcTACGATACCTAGAGGATCAACTTCAGACTCTTAAATGTATTCCAAATTCTTCATGATTCAGCTGCTTCCCCTTCTCAGAAATTTTCTTTGCCCTTTCCTCAAATCTGAGCTTCTAGCCATAACAAACTATTTAAAATCTGCCCAACTGTTTGAGGTTTCCTGCTCGTGCACATTTTGTTTTGAGATTGAAGTCACCTGTTGTCTGACTTTTACATTGCCATTTGTCCCTCGAAATCCACCacctcagggcagcccgggtggctcagcggtttagtgccaccttcagctcagggcgtaatcctggagaccccaaatcgagtctcatgtcaggctccctgcatggagcctgctatttcctctgcctgtgtctctgcatctttcatgaatgaataaataaaatcttaaaaaaaaaaaatccaccaccTCAAGTCATGGTCTTTATAAAGTTAGTTCCATCCTTCTTCTGTAGGGTTAGTTGATCCTCTTTCCTTTGTACTACTACTGTTCCTGTATTACAGCACTTATGAGCCCCTTGACATCATAACTGTGCTGTACTTATCTTTTATTCCCAGTACCTAGCCCAGTGATTGGCACATAGAGCAGAACTTCATAAGTGTTAGTGTGTTTGATTTTAGATATATTCCATTTTGGATGACCAAAGGGCATTCAGATGAGAAATAAAGGTCCAGTTGGAGGAGGCTGGTGGTAGCTGCTATTATTGGCTTAAAAGTAATGAGTGAAGTTCTGCACAAGAATTATGTAAatacataaagtttaaaaaaatgctgagatGGGACGTCTCATTtagggaaaaggcagagaaaaagtcagaaaaaggaGACTAGGAGGAAGCTGCCAAGAGCAGAAGGATGGAGCCTGGCATAGAATAACCTACCCAGTGAAAAGCAGAAAACATCTCATCCAGCATAATCAAGCACAATCCCGTGTAGAGATACTGTAACCAAGTTAGTCGTTCATTTCAGAACTCATCCTGTGTACATCTGTATTACTCAAAGGCGTTATTCGGTTTGTCACCTGCTTTTTATACCTGGCAATCTCAGGAAACATTTTCAAGTGAATATTCACgggcattatttttaatggtatctcactgtaggaCCAAGTGGCCCTTAAAATGCTCCCCAAGGTGAGAATGGGGAGGCAGAGCCCATGAAATTAGGAAGCCTGGCTGAGCCTTGAGTGCAAGGCTGGGAAAGGGCGGGCTGAGCTTTGGTGGGGTTGGGAAGGTGGGAAAGGAGGGCTGAGTTTGGGTAGGGGTGGAAGGGTAGGAGAGGCAGGACCAGACCAGACCTCCGGGAAGCCGGGCCGGGGCCTGCGGGTCGCAGGAAGGCCGGCGGGGGCGCCGCGGAGCCAGGGgacggcgcggggcggcgcggggcggcgcggggcggcgcggggcggcgcggggcggcgcggggcggcgcggggcggcgcggggcggcgcggggcggcgcggggcggcgcggggcggcgcggggcgggcgtAGCAGTTACGCGAGGCGGGCAGTTCAAACGGAAGGAGGGAAACGCGGCGGCCCCACGCGAAGCCGCGCGGGGGTTGCCATCGCCCGGCATCCCTGGGGGCGAGGCGGCGGCTCCTGCCTGGAGCACCCAGCGGCTGCCAgtgtgccccaccccccaccccgcccggccGTGGCCCGGTGTCCAGGTGGGCCCGAGTGTGCGGGCCTTTGCTTTCCAGGTGCAGGGACAGAGGCGCCCCGAAGGCGGGCTCTCTTGCCCGCTCGCTCCTCTCCGGGggacgccccccgccccccgcctttcGGTGGCGTTCTGGGCCCTGGGCCTTGGGAAGGTCCGAGGGGGACGCACGGGGCCAAAAGACGCCCTGCTGAGACCGTTAACCACCTGCCGGCTGGGAGCACCTCCGGGAGTAAATGACAGCGCGCCGGCTTACGCTGCATTTTCAGAAACCCGAATTTGGGAAGGTTCCTCAGTTCCAAGACTAGCTGGAGGGAACAAGGATATTGAAATTACTATTATCTGGAAAGCAGAAGGAAATTCAGAATGATTTAGGCCTTGTCATATGTTAGGAATAATCCCTGCAGTATGTATTTTATGTACCTTTAAAATCTTAGCAGCCATCATGCTGTCGCACGTTTCAATGGTCCAAACTAAAGTTTTAAATTGGTAATATTTTGGCATGAGttttaaaagcaaagtgaaaGATTTTCTTGTTTGGAAGCTCACATAACTGACATCTAAGAGCTCAAGATTTACTGATGGTAAGATTTTCCCCTTAAATGAAAATTTGGTTTTAATATAGTTAAATAGTATTTCATTCTctaacaagtgtttttttttaattgaaacataattgacatacaatattatattcatttcaagtgtacaacatagcatgctatatttttatacatttcgAAATGATCAAAAACTTGATAGACCTACCAAGGTCTGTTATCTGTTATTATCTGTCACTATAAAAAGTTACTACAATGTTATTCACTGTATTCCCTAAGATGTATATTACAAACtcatgacttatttcttttataactggaggtttgtacctcttaatccccttcacttattttgaCTACCCTTTACCCCCATCCCCTCTGAAAACTTcagattgttctctgtatctgagtctgttttgtttgtttctaagatTCCACAGTAAgggaaatcataaggtatttggttttgtctgacttatttcactgaacatAATACCTTATGAATTCATGCTTGtagtcacaaatggcaagatttcattcttttttatggcagagtaatatttcattgcatatatgtaccacatttttaTCAGttgtctatcaatggacacttaggttgcttcctatcttgactattatgaataatgcttcagtgaacatggaggtgcatatatcttttaaaattagtatttttattttctttggataaatacccagaagtggaattgctgtatcatagttctatttttaattctttttaattttatttatttattcatgagacagagacagagagagaggcagagacacaggcagagggagaaggaggctccatgcagggagcccgacgtggcactcaatcctgggtctccaggatcatgccctgggctgaaggcggcgctaaaccgctgagccaacccggctgccctctatttttaatttttaaggaatttccaTGCTGCTTTCCACAATCGCTGCACCAattcgcattcccaccaatggtccgtgaaatttcccttttctccacatccttgccaattttttcttttttgagagcaCATAGAGATAAGTATTCTCAACACCCAGgagtctggtttttaaaaatgagtatcaAGGAGTTTGATTCATCAGTGAGCTGTTGAATCGGTAAAATTTATAAGTCAATGGGCATTTCATAATTTTGcattagtctttttaaaatgatttgaaaattaacTTTTGAAAAACCATGTTTTGTTTGAGACCAACATCTTGGAATAGTAGAAAAATGGACACGATGACAGCAGAGAAAGTACGTTGGAGACAACTTCAGTTGTGTAGATGAATAGAAAATAAGTAGACAggtttttgtttatgtatttatatcaAGTGGCCTATGGGTGGTAGGGGAAGAGGATGATACTGCATCCCCATTTCGGTTTAACAGTTTGCCTCTGTTTCCCAAATTCTAGTACGATGAGACACCTAGTGGTGAGGTAGAACAGTTACATTTGCTCTAAGATTTTggaagggtttctttttttttttttttttttaattaatttttattggtgttcaatttaccaacatacagaaaaacacccagtgctcatcccgtcaagtgtccacctcagtgcccgtcacccattcccctccaacacccgccctcctccccctccaccacccctagttcgtttccccgagttaggagtctttatgttctgtctcccttcctgatatttcccaacatttcttctcccttcctttatattccctttcactattattcatatttggAAGGGTTTCTTGACCTAATTTTAATTTACGTTACAGAATGATTCTCAGAGAGGGGGAAATATTCATGGGTGTAGGGGTAATTTGAAAGCTCATTATATGTCATTaacttaatattttgaaaacaaaattatttttaattataatacaaattatagaaaacaaagttCGATTATCTTGCCTGGTAAGCATGTACAGAAGAACAACCGAGATCTTAATGTATGAGATTTACCAAAATTGAATATAGATTCAAAAGGTTTAAAAACACTTAGATACTTTTCCCAGTGGTAATATTCCCATGATCATTTTACTGTaaagaaacttgttttgtggttggAGTAGCAattagttgtttttaaaattcattcacttAGGTGAATGAGCCAAGGGGTCTTTGCAAAGTTATGAGTCTAAGAACTCAGACCTTGAGAATGGTCATGGGGGCTGTGACAGGCCTACATTACAAGTGCGAATTACATTATCCTGGTGCTGCTTAGCCAAGTTGCAGTTGAATCTAGTGGCAGCACTCATTTGACACATTTCCAAAGACATGTTTAAAAATTGGTATATAGTTTTTTAAGCAGCTTTACTAATATACCAGAACTTTGAAGGGAAATATCCAGCTGATAGATATAGGCCAGTACAAATaggctagaatttttttttattttattttatgatagtcacagagagagagagagagagagagagagagagagagaggcagagacataggcagagggagaagcaggctccatgcaccgggaacctgatgtgggattcgatcctgggtctccaggatcgcaccctgggccaaaggcaggtgccaaaccgctgcgccacccagggatccctaggctaGAATATTAATACTATAATTATGTACTTTAGTGCTATTAAAATCTAAagtaataaaatctaaaaatgatgctgccagattttttttctcaggtgtagttcaagaaaatatttgtgcATGGTGCTTAGACTATGCTTAGTCAAATAATCTGTGAATATGTATAACCCAAAAGTTTTGGGTTTTGTGATATTAAAAATTAGGTTAAGTAATATACACATAAGTATATatgagtatatttatttttaaagtaactgtTTTTATTGCCAtaacattttctattattatCCATATTCATAGCAAGTAATGTGTTTTGGTGTAAGCTGCGAGGCTACTCATTTCAAtggaagaataaaatttatttttactttgtggaAACAGATTTTGAAGATGTCAGAGAGACATTCAAGTCAAGCTTGCACTGGCGCAGAAAATGAGGTAGACTCTCCTACTGTCAATTTCAAATACTCCAGCTTCAGAGATTTTTGTTCCACATCTTCATTTCAAGATAGTGGCTATAATGAGTTGTTACAACCCTGCAACTTTGATAATACAGATAAAgaattttttggaaagaaagaaaaaggcttaaCATTAACCCATGAACATCCTGAAACTCCAAATCTGGGTTTAACTCATCCTTTAGAATCACCAACTCAAAAAAAGAGAGTTGTCTTTTCTAGGAAGGAACATGATAAAACCCCAGAACTCTGTGAAACCCCTAAAGtcagtggaaaaaaatttttgCGGCGCAGAAGGTTGGAcatatctttctctcttctaaatGGGGACTTTGATTCACAAAACAGTTCTCTAGAAAGTAGTATAAACCAAGTTctcaacttagaaaaaaatattccaagtagTGCTTCAAGTTTCCCAAGGCAAACCAGTTTTAGTCCTTTAGTTACTAGTACATTGAAAACAGAAGAAGCCGCTTCCAGCAGTCAAATATTGAGACTAAATTTTTCTCAACAGAAGACTTCCACAGTTGATGATTCTAAAGATGATTGTAGCCTGTTTGAAGTCGAATGTTTATCTCCGATTCAGGGCAATAGTTTTACTGAAGACTCTATCACATGTGACCTTAGTGGTAGCAGTCTATTTATTAATAATGAGAATACATATCCCAAACTTCTGGGCTCCTCTGCTAGAGGCACACGTTGTGGAACAGATGAGAACATATGTGTGACTCCAGTAAGTAATCTTGTAGCAAACATTAAATTTAATGCAAGTCAAAGGCTCTCTCCTTCAACTGAAGTGAGGGGCAATATTTCAACACCTGAAGACAGTGGTTTTAACTCACTTTGTTTGGATAAATCAGAAGATTCCCTCTCTGACCAGGAAAGTTCTTTTCGAGAACTTCAGAAACATAGGGGAACTGTCAAAGTGGGGGACACCATAAAAAAGTCGGGGCATCTTCGAAGGCTGAGAAGACTGTCCACCCTTCAAGAACAAAGCTCACAATCTGAGACAGAAAAGGACTCAGACTCTGAAGCAACACCAGCAGCTGCTTCAGATACCTTGGAGGATCAGCTGAGCAGTGACAATAAGATCTTAAGCTTTAAGAATTTATCAAAGACCCCAGCCTTGCAGTTAGTGCACGAGCTCTTCatgagaagcaaaagaaaaagattccaGCAAAATGTTGCACATGAATTCTTAGAAGACACGGATGGGGGCCAGATAGCTGTACTACAGTGTGTACTTGCAGGACTGATTGGCAAGAAAATGGGTATAGAGAAGGTAGACATCTTAAcagaattaaaatacagaaatttaaagCATATTCTTGCTATGGTTTTAGATTCATTGACTGCAGAAAGCCTATGCAGGTAAGAAAtatatcgtttttttttttttttttctgaaataaaacttCCTTcttaacacttttctttttaacactttttttttaagttggaaagTTTTTCTGTGAGTTGAGTTGtcctgttttttaatttgttttgttttattatctctatctttgattattttatactttatcaaAGGTGGTTTAGTGAACTTCCCAATAGAGCTTACTAATAGAGTTCCTTCTGTTTAAAACCCTGTtttaggagcgcctgggtggctcaggtcggttgggggtccaactcttggtttctgctggggtcctgatctcagggctcaTGGGGTCAAGTCCTGCCTCTGGctaggctccaggctcagcctggagtctgcttgggagttCTCgccctgtgccccttccccctacttgtgtgcgtgtgcattctctcaaataaaagagacagagtaagagagggagagagagagagagagagagagagaaagagaaagagagagaacgcacaAGCTAGGGGAGAGgtaggagagggggaagcaggttccctgctgagcagggagccccacatggggcttggtccaggaccctgcaatcatgacctgagctgaaggcagatgcttaactgactgagtcacccaggtgccccaagaaaaaaaatcttaaaaaaaaataaatcctgtttTAGAAGCATCAATATAGTCTTCTGGATAAAGTTGATGTTATTGCCATTTGGGAAGAGAGTTTCTAAatgttgaactttattttttttttaaatgttgaacttTAAATATTCAAGATAGCAAGCTATATTCCACAAGagttatttaatgatttaatagTTCACATCCCACTGTCAGATTGCAAATTGTATTAAAGTTATGATACTTGGCCAGAAATAATGTAAAGTATTATGGTGACTAAGAAATGACAGCATACAAAGGATACCATTTAGTTATTTCATCTAAATTCTACAAAATGATGGTTAGCTTTCATTTTAGGGCTTAGTTTTTCCAGAGACCAAGGGAATATGgattagttcatttttattgctaatagGCAGTGGAATGTAATTACTTTTGGGAATTTCAAGAAAGTAGAAACTGAAGAATTTGTATTAATGGAGATTTCAGTGTATTGAATGCTGCTACATAATTAAAGAGAACCAGATATTTAGGAGTATTGGCAGTGGGAGCTTGGGTTATAAATACTGTGTTCATACTAGCAATTTGGGGGAGTTGCAGAACTATCAGAAGACAAGACCCTTGGGAATGCCATACCAGGAAGGAGGGAACCCTTGTGAACAGGACTTCTGCAAGGTGACAGTTGGGGGAGGACATGCAGGAAAGTTTGTGAATTTGATTTTGATAGGGATATGTCAAGAGTTTGGTTCATAGAATCTTGCTGTTTTTATGGCTACTACTTCTGCTAAAGCCCTTCTTCACCTTTCTTCCACAAATTAATTGTAGGCTATTGTAGAGAATTGTAGGATTTCATAGCTGAAACTCTTTTGAGACCTCTAGTCTAATcacatattttacagatgagaaaactgtgctccagagaagttaagtgagcCAACAGCCTTTCAAAGAGATAGGAATATATCTAGCTCTATAATTGAGgctctgatgatgatgatgatttttggagagggagaagtgggggtaggggcagagggagagcaagaatcttaagcagtctcccatggagcccagtgccaggctttattcccacaaccctgagatcatgacccgagctgaaattaagagtcagatgttaaactgactgagtcacccaggagccctgagtcCTCTGATTTCCAATCCAATGCTTTCCCACAAACTCATATTAAGATTTAAGGCCTTTCTAAATAAACGTGATTGGGAATGTACTTGGTGCAACCCAAGTAGTATAATAAATAGTGTACCTGTATGTATGtgccttaaaaaaatgttcagtgagataaattgtttaaaaaaaatcaaggagatATGgctgaaatacagaattttatttttatatgctgtAGTGTTTGGATAGAGACCAAGTGAAAAACTTGGGTGATACTTTTGGATGCTCACTTGTGGGAGCAGGTGATATTCAGTCATATTTTTGTAATTACTTCTTCTCCGCAGCCCTCCAAATGTATAGTATTTGTACTGCAGGATGTAAGTATGTTAGCAGTGTTTATTTTTGGTAACATGAGAGACTATTGTCAGTTGAAATAACTGTGGCAGATACCCAATTACATAGTTCATTTCTTCCTGATTAATGGGTGActttctgccttttcctctcCATCACTGATATAAGACACATGTATTGGTTTAGGGAGAGACAAGGCAACTGAAGTGGCCATGGTAACTGGAAGAACAGTAGTGTTAACAACTCAAGTATTATCTCCGTAACAACAGTAACCTTTTTTTAATTGTCTGATCTTTTATTCCCTTGGAGtgatttaagtaataaaaaagaccagagagggatccctggatggctcagtggtttagtgcctgcctttggcccggggcatgatcctggagtcccgggatcaagtcccacatcaggtaccctgcatggagcctgcttctccctctgcctgtgtccctgcctctctctctctcattctctctctgtgtctctcatgaataaataaataaataatctttaaaaataaagaccagaGAGATTATCTATTCTTTAATAATCAGTAAAGCCAGTTACTGATAAATAGGCAATCACTggatataaattgtattttttctttttgtttaattggagataaatagttttattttcaaaaacaaaagtatagTGATTCCAGGTGAGAGTGactattctttgaaatttttacttttttaatatatatatatttttttattgaagtttgatttgctaacatatagtataacacccaatgctcatctcatcaagtgccctcctcagtgcctgtcacccagtcattccatccccccacctgcctcccctcccactaccccttgttcatttcccagattaggagtctctcatgttttgtcaccctctctaatttttcccactcattttccctcctttcccctataatccctttcgcTCTTTCTTGTATTCCCCCacataagtgaaaccatataatgattgtctttctccaattgacttacttcactcagcatagtatgctccagttcaatccacattgaagcaaattcgtcctttctaatggctgagtagtattccattttatatatagagcacatcttctttatccattcatctgttgatggacatcgaggctccttccacaattttgctattgtggacactgctgctatgaacattggggtgcagatgtcctggcatttcacagcatctgtatctttggggtaaatccccagtagtgcacttgctagattgtagggtagctctatttttaactctttgagaaacctccacacagttttccagagtggctgtaccagtttgcattcctaccaacagtgcaagaaggttcccctttctccacatcctctccaacatttgttgtttcctgtcttgttaattttcaccattctcactggtgttgaggtggtatctcattgtggatttgatttgtatttccctgatggcaagtgatgtgaagcattttcatgtgcttgttggccatgtgtatgtcttctttggtgaaatttctgttcttgtcttttgcccatttcatgattggattgtttgtttcttg contains:
- the FBXO43 gene encoding F-box only protein 43 yields the protein MSERHSSQACTGAENEVDSPTVNFKYSSFRDFCSTSSFQDSGYNELLQPCNFDNTDKEFFGKKEKGLTLTHEHPETPNLGLTHPLESPTQKKRVVFSRKEHDKTPELCETPKVSGKKFLRRRRLDISFSLLNGDFDSQNSSLESSINQVLNLEKNIPSSASSFPRQTSFSPLVTSTLKTEEAASSSQILRLNFSQQKTSTVDDSKDDCSLFEVECLSPIQGNSFTEDSITCDLSGSSLFINNENTYPKLLGSSARGTRCGTDENICVTPVSNLVANIKFNASQRLSPSTEVRGNISTPEDSGFNSLCLDKSEDSLSDQESSFRELQKHRGTVKVGDTIKKSGHLRRLRRLSTLQEQSSQSETEKDSDSEATPAAASDTLEDQLSSDNKILSFKNLSKTPALQLVHELFMRSKRKRFQQNVAHEFLEDTDGGQIAVLQCVLAGLIGKKMGIEKVDILTELKYRNLKHILAMVLDSLTAESLCSVWKVSRNWREIIVQDKKANRRRKFYISQLKTDSEGAILNVEDAATRLHLINRSALKSVQAQARIPGFQKGEVSTFSPWGEVLTPIASSSVTHLSSKQEEYVKNVIEEEQSQEIEKMLFQEVPRVSRI